ACTCGGCCACCATCCGCCTGGGCGGCGTGGTGGAGGCCGGCAGCATCCAGTGGAACGCCGAGCACACCACGCTGCAGTTCCGCGTGGCGGATGACGTCAAGGAAGGCTCGCCCAGCGTGCTGGTCCGCGCCACGGAGACGCCGCCGCAGATGTTCCGCGACAAGATTGGCGTCGTCGTGGAGGGCACCTACGACAAGTCCGGCGTGTTCAGCTCCAACCGGCTGATGGTGAACCACTCCAACGAGTACCGCGCCCCCAAGGAGGGCGAGGATCCTCGGCAGTGGCAGGAGACGCTCTCCGACGCCACGACGGTCATGGGTGCGAAGTGAACGGAACCGTCGGTTACGGCCTGGTGCTCGGAGGGCTCGCGTTCGCGGCCTTCGGTGCGCTCGTGGGCCTGGTCAGTGGCCTGCGCCGCAGTGACGCGGGCCTGCCGTGGGTGATGCGCGCGGTGTGGGGCTTCGCCGCGTGCCTCATCGGCGCCAACCTGGTGATGGTGCACGCGCTCGTCACCCACGACTTCAGCGTGCGCTACGTGGCGCAGGTCGGCAGCCGCTCCACCCCACTGGTCTACACCATCGTCTCGCTGTGGAGCGCCCTGGAGGGGTCCATCCTCTTCTGGGGCCTCATCATGGGCGGCTACATCGCCGCCTTCGCCTTCATCCACCGCAAGGAGCACGCGCGCTACATGCAGTTGGCGCTGGGCACCATGCTGGCGGTGGGCGTCTTCTTCACCTTCCTCATCGCCGGTCCGGCCAACCCGTGGGGCGCGGTGTCCCCGGTGCCCATGGATGGCCCCGGTCCCAACCCGCTCCTCCAGAACCACGTCCTGATGATCATCCACCCGCCCATGCTGTACCTGGGCTACGTGGGCATGACGGTGCCGTTCGGCGTCGCGGTGGCGGGCCTGCTGCGCGGCGAGATTGGCGAGGCGTGGATGGCGCCCCTGCGGCGCTGGACGCTGGTGGCCTGGCTGTTCCTGTCCATCGGCATCATCCTCGGCGCCTGGTGGGCCTACGCCGTGCTCGGCTGGGGCGGCTACTGGGCGTGGGACCCGGTGGAGAACGCGTCCTTCCTGCCGTGGCTGACGGCGACGGCGTTCATGCACTCCACCATGGTGCAGGAGCGCAAGCGGATGCTGAAGCTGTGGACGCTCAGCCTCGCGCTCGCGTCCTTCGTGCTCACCATCCTGGGCACGTTCATGACGCGCTCGGGCATCTTCAACTCGGTGCACTCGTTCACCCAGTCGGACATCGGCCCCACGTTCCTGGTGTTCCTGGGCTTCCTCCTGGTGGTGTGCGTGGGCCTGCTGGCGGTGCGCGGCCCGCTGCTGGTGCCGGAGGGCCAGCTCGCCTCGCCCATGTCCCGTGAGGCGAGCATCCTGGTGAACAACCTGGTGTTCGTGGCCATCACCTTCACGGTGCTCCTGGGCACGCTCTACCCGCTCATCTCCGAGGCGGTGCGCGGCGTGCGCGTGAGCGTGGGCGAGCCGTACTTCAACAAGATGGCGGTGCCGGGCGGCATCGCGGTGCTCTTCCTGATGGGCGTGGGCCCGGTGCTCCCCTGGGGCAAGCCGGATCCCGCCACGCTGCGCCGCCAGTTCATCATCCCCGCCGTGGTGGGGCTGGTGGTGACGGCGGTGTGCTTCGCGGTGGGGCTGCGCGGGGTGTACCCGCTGATGACCTTCGGGCTGGCGGGCTTCGTCACCGTCATCACCCTGCGTGAGCTGGTGGCCCCGGTCCGCGTGCGCATGTCCGAGCGCAAGGAAGGCTTCGTCACCGCGCTGACGACGAGCGCCATCAAGGCCCAGCGCCGCTTCGGCGGCTACGTGGTGCACCTGGGCATCGTGCTCATCATCGTCGCCGTGGCGGCCTCGTCCGCCTACGTGAAGCACACGTCCGGGACGCTGAAGAAGGGGCAGGTCATCGAGCTGGGCGGCTACCAGATGAAGTACATGGGGCTGGTCAGCGGCGAGGAGGCCCACCGCACCTTCGTGGCCGCGCGCGTCGAGGTGACGGCCCCGGGTGGCGAGGTGTCCGAGCTCAAGCCGCGCCTCAACTACTACGAGCGCAGCACCGACCCCATCGGCACGCCCGGCGTGCGCGAGACGCCCGCCGAGGACCTGTACATGTCCTTGATGGCGTTCTCCGAGAAGGCGGGGACGGCGAGCTTCAACGTCTGGGTCTTCCCGCTGGTCGGGTGGATCTGGTGGAGCATCCCGCTGCTGGTGCTGGGCACGCTCATCGCGCTGTGGCCGCGCCGCAAGGCGGCCGTGGCCATGGCGGGCGCTCCAGCGCTGGGCTCCTCCCCTCTGACGGGTGGTGACGCCGAACGGGGAGCCGCCTGATGAAGGGCTGGCGCTACACGCTCGGCTTCGTGGTCCTCTGCGCGGGGCTGCTCTTCGTGCTCTCCAAGGGCTTCGGGCGCAACCCGCACGAGGTGCCCTTCATGCTGAAGGGCAAGCCCGCGCCGGACTTCGCGCTGCGCGCGTTGGACAGCGGCGAGAAGGTGAGCCTGGCCGACCTGAAGGGCCGGCCGGTGGTCATCAACTTCTGGGCGTCGTGGTGCGGCCCGTGCCGCATCGAGCACCCCGTGCTGGAGTGGGGCGCGCGGCAGTACGGCTCGCAGGCGGTGTTCCTGGGCGTGGTGTTCCAGGACACCGACGACAACGCGCGAGGCTTCCTCCAGCAGTACGGCGCCAGCTTCCCGCAGCTCGTGGACCCGCGCTCTCGCATGGCGCTGGACTACGGCGTCGCGGGCGTCCCGGAGACGTACTTCATCGACCCGGATGGCGTCATCCGGGGCAAGCACGTGGGTCCCATCGACCCGCAGTCGCTGGCCCTGCGCATCCAGGAGCTGTCCACGGCCCCCGCCCCCGTCGAGGCCGCGCGCCAGTAGCCCCGCAGTCACAATGAGGTGGCGGTATGCGGTGCCCGGCGTGTGGTGAAGACTCCAATTCCCGGTTGCGGTACTGCGAGAGCTGCGGCGCGAAGCTGCCGGAGCAGCCACGGGCCACGGCCAGCCGGCCCGCGCCGCGCCCCTCGCGCCCGAAGCGCGACGCCGCCGAGCCGTCCTACGCCGCGGAGATTCTCGAGGAGGTCGACGACCACGAGAGTCGGCGCCCCTACGCCGCCAGAGAGGTTCCCGAGCTGCCGCCCGAGGACAAGACGGACCCCGGTCAGTCCGAGCCCGCGTATGACGGGCCCAAGTGGCTGGCCCACGTCCCGGGACACTCCCCGTCCGTGCTCGGCGTCCTCCTGCTGGCCGGCGCCATCCTCCTGTCCCTGCTGAACATCGGCACCTGGGTGAGTTTCCCTGGCTTGCTGCTCGCGCTGGTGAGCGGCGTGGCGCTGGTCGCGAGGGAGCTTCGCGACGCGGGGGAGTCACCCGGGTTCACCGAGAAGATGCCCGCGGTGCTGATGACGCCCGAGGCGGCCACCGCGGCCACCGTGGTGTTCGTGGCGCTGGCCTTCCGTTCGCTGAGCCTGGGGGTCACCCCGCTGCTGTGGCTCGCCGGCGCCGGGCTGATTGCCCACGACCAGTACCGCAAGGTCTTCGCGGGCCCGGATGGCGTGAGCCGGTACTTCGAGCCGCGTCAGCTCCTGGTGATGCCGGAGCTGGTGGGCCTGGGCGGCGTCGCGGTGTGCCTGCTGGCGCTGTTCGCGCCCTGGGGAACGGCGAAGCTGGGCGGGGACATCATCCCGGACAACGCGCCGGTGCCGCAGGGGCCGCCCGAGCTTCGCGTCATCCAGACGCACCGGCCCACCGATGACATGCTCTACAGCTACGGCGGCGGCGTCACCACGGTGCGCGGTTGGGACCTGCCCGCGTCGGTGGTGATTGAGCTGGCACTGCTCGCGGTCCTCGCGCTGCTGGCGCTGCGCCCGGAGGTGGAGCGGCCGTCCTGGACGCGCTACCTGCCCGCGGGCGCGGTGGGGCTGTCACTGGCCTTCGCGGCGTTGAACATGCGCCTGCTGCCGGCCCCGTTCGGTTTCGTCTTCGGACTGGGCGCCGTGGGGTTCCTCGCGGTGCAGCGGCTGCGCGCGCCGCGCGAGGAGGCGCCTCCGCCCGCGCAGTACGACGACGGCTTCGAAGACGAAACGGAGATGGAAGGCGAAACAGAGCGGCAACGCTGAACGGGCGTCAGCCCGCGAAGGGCACCGGCGCCACGCCCCTGACGCCGGGTGACAGCTCGAAGAGGCCACCGGCCAGCGGCTGGGCCTCGAGCGCCTTCGCATCCAAGCCATCTCGCGCGGTGGTGACGAAGAGCCGGTCCAACGCCGGGGCCCCGAAGGCGACGCTGGTCGTCTTCGCCACGGGGAAGCGGTGCTCGGCCAGCCACGCGCCGTCCGGTGAGAAGCGACGCACACAGCCCCCCGCGTAGAAGGCAATCCACAGCCCGCCTTCCGCATCCACCGTCATCCCGTCCGGAAAGCCGTGCGGCGCCTCGAAGCGGAGGAACTCACGGCGTCGGCTCGGCACGCCGTCCGCGCTCAGGTCGAAGGCGTAGGTGACACGCTTGGGCGAGTCATTCACGTACAGGGTTCGCCCGTCCGGGCTGAACGCGGGACCATTCGACACGGTGTAGCCGTCATCGAAGCGGGCGAGGTGCCCCGCCGCGTCGAACCGGTAGAGCGCGCCCGTGGGCGACTCCTCGTGGTCATCCATGGTGCCCACCCAGAAGCGCCCTGCCGGGTCTACCTTCCCGTCATTGCAGCGGTTGTGGGTGCGCTCGGGCTCCGGGTTCAACAACCGCTCCAGACGGCCCGTGCGGGGCTCGTAGAAGGCGAGGCCCTGCTCCGTGCCCGCGATGAAGCCTCCCTGCTTCCGAGGCGCCAGCGCGGTGACACGAAGCGGCGTCTCCCAACTCTCACGGGCGCCACTGTCCAACGTCAGGCGGTGCACCTTCCGGCCCTTGATGTCGAGCCAGTAGAGCGCGCCTTCCGAAGCCATCCAGAACGGCCCCTCACCGAGCTCGGCCCGCGCCGGCCAGATGCACCGTGCCTCGTCGTGCTGGAAGACCTCCAGGGTGCCCATGCGCGGCTCCTCCAAGAAAGTGAGAGATGGACTTCCGCGCAAGGTAGCCACGCTGGGCGAGTCAGGCAGGCCCCTGTGCCCACCAAGGCTCGCGGCACGCCGGGCTCTGCCCGGCCGGCCATGCATTGCGTCCGCTGAGCAACCCACCAGGTTGAGGTCCGTTAACCCGACGCACAGAACAGGGTTATCCACGAACTTCCTGCGAAGGAGGTCCGTCAGGGTTCACGTACTTTGGGCACGCCTTCAACAACGTGACGACACAGCGCGATTCCAGGCACGGGGGGAGCGCGACATGGTCAGTCCGAGGACGGCACCAATCCGGACAGGGAACACGAGCACCTTCATCCTGAAGCAGCGGCGGCTGCATCTGGTGTTGGTGGACCCCCACGAAGTGCCGTACGCGGGCCAGGAGTACGTGCTCACCGTGGGCCGCACCGAGCACTGTGGCAGGACGGCGGCGGATGGCTCGTTGAGCCACGAGGTGCCAGGACTCGCCCAGGGGGAGCTGCTGTTGAAGGTCCGGCCGCCACTCGCGACACCGCCCCCTGCCACCAGCCCCCGTCGCGCCGCGACGCCCAGGGGCGAAACGCCGCCCTACCCCCCCGCCGTGTCAGAAGAAGACTTCCCGGATGCCACGCCCGCCGCGGCGTCCGAGCCCGTGTCACTCCACTGGGCGCTGCAACTCCAGTCCCTCGCGGGCTTCGAATCCGACGCCCTGACAGCCGCGCAGGAGCGGCTGCACAACCTGGGCTTCTGCATCGAGGGCGAGCGTGGAGCACCCGGCGCCTCGACACGGGCCGCGGTGCGAGCCTTCCAGCGGCGCCACGGCCTGCCCGAGACGGGGCAGCTCTCGGACATCCAGCGCGAGCTCATCCGCCAGCACGACGCCTGAGGCCCCCATCCATGGCACGCATTCCACTCAAGGCCAGTGTCGCCCTGGCTGCGCCCGGGGGCCGCAATCGCAACCGCCTCCGTCCCTCGAGCCATGGCATCGCGGACTTCCGCCTCCGCAGCCCGGGCGGCCCCCAATCCCGCTGTCACCACCCCGCGCCCGCCCCCGTGGTGACAGGAGGTGATGACGGCTTCCACTTCGCGCCGGGAGTGGAGCCCATCGAGCTGACGTGGCGCCTGCTCAACACCTCGGGACTGGTGCGCTCCGGCACGCTGGAGCTCTTCACGCGCCACCGCAAGGCGCCGCTCTGGTCGCGGACGCTGGGCCCCGAGCAACTCCTCCAAGGAGAGCACCGGTTCCAATGGGATGGCCGAGTCCCCTCGTGCGAAGCCTTTCCGAACGGCGTCGTCACGGTGGAGCACTCGCCGTACAAGTTGAAGCTGACGCTCCAGGGAGAGGGGCTCGCACAGTCGCCGGTGGCCTGGACGTACTTCCACGTGCTCGTCGCGGGCATGGACCTGGAGCTGGGTGACGCACGGGTGCTCGCGAAACAGCGGGACCGCGACCTCATCCGCGCGTTGAGACACCTCCCCGCGCCAGGTGAGACGGCCCAGATCCGGCTGGCCGGCAACCTCTTCAAGACGAAGCCGTCGGAGATGGCGGACAACACCGACCATCAACTGCACCAGAAGCACTGGGGCAGCGGTCCGGAGCTGCCGCTGTTCGCCCGGGTGTGGCTGAAGGACTCGCGAGGGAACCGTGTGGACGCCCCCGCCGCGCTCGGACGCGTGCGCTTCCTGTGGGATTGGGAAGACGAGACGGAGGCCATCGAGCACCACGCGCCGTCCGCCCGCGCCTTCCTGTCGAGCGCCTTGGACCGGCATCGCGCGACGTCTCGCCCCAA
This genomic window from Myxococcus hansupus contains:
- a CDS encoding cytochrome c maturation protein CcmE — translated: MSPVARNRLIALGALLVAGTGLGFVAFGNIGENLVYYWSPSEMLGQGSKAYSATIRLGGVVEAGSIQWNAEHTTLQFRVADDVKEGSPSVLVRATETPPQMFRDKIGVVVEGTYDKSGVFSSNRLMVNHSNEYRAPKEGEDPRQWQETLSDATTVMGAK
- a CDS encoding heme lyase CcmF/NrfE family subunit, translated to MNGTVGYGLVLGGLAFAAFGALVGLVSGLRRSDAGLPWVMRAVWGFAACLIGANLVMVHALVTHDFSVRYVAQVGSRSTPLVYTIVSLWSALEGSILFWGLIMGGYIAAFAFIHRKEHARYMQLALGTMLAVGVFFTFLIAGPANPWGAVSPVPMDGPGPNPLLQNHVLMIIHPPMLYLGYVGMTVPFGVAVAGLLRGEIGEAWMAPLRRWTLVAWLFLSIGIILGAWWAYAVLGWGGYWAWDPVENASFLPWLTATAFMHSTMVQERKRMLKLWTLSLALASFVLTILGTFMTRSGIFNSVHSFTQSDIGPTFLVFLGFLLVVCVGLLAVRGPLLVPEGQLASPMSREASILVNNLVFVAITFTVLLGTLYPLISEAVRGVRVSVGEPYFNKMAVPGGIAVLFLMGVGPVLPWGKPDPATLRRQFIIPAVVGLVVTAVCFAVGLRGVYPLMTFGLAGFVTVITLRELVAPVRVRMSERKEGFVTALTTSAIKAQRRFGGYVVHLGIVLIIVAVAASSAYVKHTSGTLKKGQVIELGGYQMKYMGLVSGEEAHRTFVAARVEVTAPGGEVSELKPRLNYYERSTDPIGTPGVRETPAEDLYMSLMAFSEKAGTASFNVWVFPLVGWIWWSIPLLVLGTLIALWPRRKAAVAMAGAPALGSSPLTGGDAERGAA
- a CDS encoding TlpA family protein disulfide reductase is translated as MKGWRYTLGFVVLCAGLLFVLSKGFGRNPHEVPFMLKGKPAPDFALRALDSGEKVSLADLKGRPVVINFWASWCGPCRIEHPVLEWGARQYGSQAVFLGVVFQDTDDNARGFLQQYGASFPQLVDPRSRMALDYGVAGVPETYFIDPDGVIRGKHVGPIDPQSLALRIQELSTAPAPVEAARQ
- a CDS encoding zinc ribbon domain-containing protein, coding for MRCPACGEDSNSRLRYCESCGAKLPEQPRATASRPAPRPSRPKRDAAEPSYAAEILEEVDDHESRRPYAAREVPELPPEDKTDPGQSEPAYDGPKWLAHVPGHSPSVLGVLLLAGAILLSLLNIGTWVSFPGLLLALVSGVALVARELRDAGESPGFTEKMPAVLMTPEAATAATVVFVALAFRSLSLGVTPLLWLAGAGLIAHDQYRKVFAGPDGVSRYFEPRQLLVMPELVGLGGVAVCLLALFAPWGTAKLGGDIIPDNAPVPQGPPELRVIQTHRPTDDMLYSYGGGVTTVRGWDLPASVVIELALLAVLALLALRPEVERPSWTRYLPAGAVGLSLAFAALNMRLLPAPFGFVFGLGAVGFLAVQRLRAPREEAPPPAQYDDGFEDETEMEGETERQR
- a CDS encoding SMP-30/gluconolactonase/LRE family protein → MGTLEVFQHDEARCIWPARAELGEGPFWMASEGALYWLDIKGRKVHRLTLDSGARESWETPLRVTALAPRKQGGFIAGTEQGLAFYEPRTGRLERLLNPEPERTHNRCNDGKVDPAGRFWVGTMDDHEESPTGALYRFDAAGHLARFDDGYTVSNGPAFSPDGRTLYVNDSPKRVTYAFDLSADGVPSRRREFLRFEAPHGFPDGMTVDAEGGLWIAFYAGGCVRRFSPDGAWLAEHRFPVAKTTSVAFGAPALDRLFVTTARDGLDAKALEAQPLAGGLFELSPGVRGVAPVPFAG
- a CDS encoding peptidoglycan-binding domain-containing protein: MVSPRTAPIRTGNTSTFILKQRRLHLVLVDPHEVPYAGQEYVLTVGRTEHCGRTAADGSLSHEVPGLAQGELLLKVRPPLATPPPATSPRRAATPRGETPPYPPAVSEEDFPDATPAAASEPVSLHWALQLQSLAGFESDALTAAQERLHNLGFCIEGERGAPGASTRAAVRAFQRRHGLPETGQLSDIQRELIRQHDA